The proteins below are encoded in one region of Leptotrichia sp. oral taxon 218:
- the metG gene encoding methionine--tRNA ligase, with protein MSKSFYITTPIYYPNAAPHVGTAYTTIICDVVARYKRLLGYDVTFLTGVDEHGQKIQQAAEKNGFTPQQWVDKMSLNFTTLWKKLNISNTDFMRTTQQRHINSVKKIIKIVNEKGDIYRGEYSGKYCVSEETFVPENQLVDGKYMGKEVIDVKETSYFFKLSKYEDKLLKYIEENPNFIKPESKKNEVIAFIKQGLQDLSISRTVFDWGIPLELEEGHVIYVWFDALTNYLTGAKYSEDKGRFEDIWINGEVNHVVGKDILRFHAIIWPAMLMSAGIPLPQTIAAHGWWTVEGEKMSKSLGNVVDPAKEVDKYGLDAFRYYLMREATFGHDADYSKRSMVQRINSDLANDLGNLLNRTIGMQKKYFNLEVVLNEANEEIDNELKDLWNKTLKELDRHMNEYQFSEALKDIWKFISRLNKYIDECEPWKLAKEEDKKDRLSTVMYNLVEGLYKIAIVISPFMPQTAQKMIDQLGLIEDVTKIKLKKFKEWGIYPIGNKLKDPEPIFPRIDLEEIEEEEKEEFNSNLKIENPITINDFSKVEMKVVQIEKVSRVENADKLLKFIVNTGTEKRQIVSGIAKWYKEEELVGKKVMAVLNLKPVKLKGEISQGMLLTTVEKKQTKLIFIDENVKLGASVK; from the coding sequence ATGTCAAAATCTTTTTATATAACAACACCAATTTACTATCCAAACGCAGCACCACATGTTGGAACAGCATACACGACAATCATTTGTGATGTTGTTGCGAGATATAAAAGATTGTTGGGGTACGATGTGACTTTTTTAACTGGAGTCGATGAGCACGGTCAAAAAATTCAGCAAGCAGCTGAAAAAAATGGATTTACACCACAACAGTGGGTTGATAAGATGTCGTTAAATTTTACGACACTTTGGAAAAAATTGAATATTTCAAATACCGATTTTATGAGAACGACACAACAAAGACATATAAATAGCGTAAAAAAAATAATAAAAATTGTAAATGAAAAAGGCGATATTTATCGTGGAGAATACAGTGGAAAATATTGCGTTTCTGAAGAAACTTTTGTCCCTGAAAATCAATTAGTTGATGGAAAATACATGGGAAAAGAAGTTATTGATGTAAAAGAAACATCATATTTTTTCAAATTGTCAAAGTATGAAGACAAACTTTTAAAATATATTGAAGAAAATCCTAATTTTATAAAACCTGAAAGCAAAAAAAATGAAGTAATTGCTTTTATAAAACAAGGGTTGCAAGATTTATCAATTTCAAGAACGGTGTTTGACTGGGGAATTCCGCTAGAATTGGAAGAAGGACATGTAATTTATGTCTGGTTTGACGCTTTGACTAATTATTTGACTGGAGCTAAATATTCGGAAGATAAGGGGAGATTTGAAGATATTTGGATAAATGGAGAAGTAAATCATGTTGTTGGAAAAGATATTTTGAGATTTCATGCTATAATTTGGCCAGCTATGCTTATGTCCGCAGGTATTCCTTTGCCGCAAACAATAGCTGCACATGGATGGTGGACAGTTGAAGGAGAAAAAATGTCAAAATCTCTTGGAAATGTTGTTGATCCAGCAAAAGAAGTGGATAAATATGGACTTGACGCATTTAGATATTACTTGATGAGAGAAGCGACTTTTGGACATGACGCAGATTATTCCAAAAGATCAATGGTTCAAAGAATAAATTCGGATTTGGCAAATGATCTTGGAAATTTACTTAATAGAACGATTGGAATGCAAAAAAAATATTTTAATTTAGAAGTTGTGTTAAATGAAGCCAATGAAGAAATTGATAACGAATTAAAAGATTTGTGGAATAAAACTTTAAAAGAATTAGATAGACATATGAATGAATATCAGTTTTCAGAAGCTCTAAAAGATATTTGGAAATTTATTTCAAGACTTAATAAATACATTGATGAATGTGAACCTTGGAAGTTGGCAAAAGAAGAAGATAAAAAAGACAGACTTTCGACAGTTATGTATAATTTAGTAGAAGGACTTTATAAAATTGCTATAGTTATTTCTCCGTTTATGCCACAGACAGCGCAAAAAATGATTGATCAATTGGGACTTATTGAAGATGTGACAAAAATTAAATTAAAGAAATTTAAAGAATGGGGAATTTATCCGATTGGAAATAAATTAAAAGATCCTGAACCTATTTTCCCACGAATTGATTTGGAAGAAATTGAAGAAGAAGAAAAAGAAGAGTTTAATTCAAACTTAAAAATTGAAAATCCAATAACAATCAATGATTTTAGCAAAGTTGAAATGAAAGTTGTACAAATTGAAAAAGTTTCTAGAGTTGAAAATGCTGATAAACTTTTAAAATTTATCGTGAATACTGGAACTGAAAAGAGACAAATTGTTTCAGGAATTGCAAAATGGTATAAAGAAGAAGAATTGGTTGGAAAAAAAGTTATGGCTGTGTTAAATTTAAAACCAGTAAAATTAAAAGGAGAAATTTCACAGGGAATGCTTTTAACAACTGTGGAGAAAAAACAGACAAAATTGATATTTATTGATGAGAATGTAAAACTTGGAGCGAGTGTTAAATAA
- a CDS encoding lysophospholipid acyltransferase family protein — protein MNKYKFLGTILHFFYRVLSFTTRKEYFYAKNSEMMNNPNIIVFWHRKIFTVCNATRIIKKKASIVSASKDGEILSEVLRREGNDLIRGSSNRDNIKSLKEAVRYAKKKYTLGIAIDGPSGPIFEPKAGAIFIAQKTGMPIVPVSSYCSKKWIFKNMWDKLEIPKPFSKCVHYVGEEFYLSKEIKMEDAIKIVKEKIHSAGYKAFEIYEKKYNKNSKTLEFNEEKF, from the coding sequence ATGAATAAATACAAATTCTTAGGAACAATTTTACATTTTTTTTACAGAGTTTTAAGTTTTACGACGAGAAAAGAATATTTTTATGCAAAAAATTCAGAAATGATGAATAATCCTAATATAATTGTTTTTTGGCACAGAAAAATTTTTACAGTTTGTAATGCAACAAGAATAATTAAAAAAAAGGCTTCAATAGTCAGTGCTTCAAAAGATGGCGAAATATTGTCAGAAGTTTTAAGAAGAGAAGGAAATGATCTGATTCGAGGCTCATCAAACAGAGACAATATAAAAAGTTTGAAAGAGGCAGTAAGGTATGCTAAAAAAAAATATACATTAGGAATTGCAATTGACGGACCTAGTGGACCAATTTTTGAACCAAAGGCTGGAGCAATTTTTATAGCACAAAAAACAGGAATGCCAATAGTTCCAGTGAGTTCTTATTGCAGCAAAAAGTGGATTTTTAAAAATATGTGGGATAAACTGGAAATTCCAAAGCCGTTTTCTAAATGTGTTCATTATGTTGGAGAAGAATTTTATTTATCAAAAGAAATAAAAATGGAAGATGCAATAAAAATAGTAAAAGAAAAAATACATAGTGCTGGTTACAAGGCATTTGAAATTTATGAAAAAAAATACAATAAAAATTCAAAAACACTTGAATTTAATGAAGAAAAGTTTTAA
- a CDS encoding TetR/AcrR family transcriptional regulator, with product MPKLKFTKEVIVDAAYDILKEEGFESISARKIAKKLNCSTAPIYFNFETVEKVKEEVINLCEKKLNNYLYGNYSQRQILNASIGFVIFAREEGELFKTIFLNITERFKKLYKETLDYLLTQESLLLSFPNLTFEEGKEIINKLWYFIFGYATLVCTSFSYEEKKNETDKVIEEKIIGMSKYFKMENFK from the coding sequence ATGCCAAAGTTGAAGTTTACAAAGGAAGTTATAGTTGATGCGGCTTATGATATTTTGAAAGAAGAAGGATTTGAGAGTATAAGTGCTAGAAAGATTGCAAAAAAGCTGAATTGCTCCACAGCACCAATTTATTTTAATTTTGAGACAGTTGAAAAAGTAAAAGAAGAAGTTATTAATTTATGTGAAAAAAAATTAAATAATTATTTATATGGCAATTATTCACAAAGACAAATATTAAATGCGTCAATTGGATTTGTAATTTTTGCAAGAGAAGAAGGAGAGCTATTTAAAACAATATTTTTAAATATTACAGAAAGATTTAAAAAATTGTATAAAGAGACATTGGACTATCTTTTGACTCAAGAAAGTCTTTTGCTAAGTTTTCCAAATTTAACTTTTGAAGAAGGAAAAGAAATAATAAACAAGTTGTGGTACTTTATATTTGGATATGCAACATTGGTTTGTACAAGTTTTAGCTATGAAGAAAAAAAGAACGAAACTGATAAAGTTATTGAAGAGAAAATAATTGGAATGTCAAAGTATTTTAAAATGGAAAATTTTAAATAA
- a CDS encoding dihydrofolate reductase, giving the protein MFSLIVAVGKNNEIGKENKLLWHVPEDLKNFKKITSGKKIVMGRKTFESIGRPLPNRENIVLSKTMKNDDNSVLIFDDFSKLIEKFKDLKDLDEEIIIIGGEKVYKKSLELGIVDKMYISYIDFADEKADAYFPKIDFKNWKKIFEKKYENWKFCIFDKVKKEKS; this is encoded by the coding sequence ATGTTTAGTTTGATTGTTGCAGTTGGAAAAAATAACGAAATTGGAAAAGAAAATAAATTGCTTTGGCATGTTCCTGAAGATTTGAAGAATTTTAAGAAAATAACTTCTGGGAAAAAAATTGTGATGGGAAGAAAAACTTTTGAGAGCATTGGTAGACCACTTCCAAATCGTGAAAATATCGTGCTTTCGAAGACAATGAAAAATGATGATAATTCTGTTTTGATTTTTGATGATTTTTCTAAATTAATAGAAAAATTTAAAGATTTAAAAGATTTAGATGAAGAAATTATTATAATCGGCGGTGAAAAAGTTTATAAAAAGTCTTTAGAGCTTGGAATTGTAGATAAAATGTATATAAGTTATATAGATTTTGCAGATGAAAAGGCGGATGCTTATTTTCCTAAAATAGATTTTAAAAATTGGAAAAAAATTTTTGAGAAAAAATATGAAAATTGGAAGTTTTGTATTTTTGATAAAGTTAAAAAGGAGAAAAGTTAG
- the thyA gene encoding thymidylate synthase has product MKQYLDMVKYVLDNGTKKENRTGVDTISTFAYFYKVDLSCGYPLLTTKKMYFNSMLHELFWYLSGEEHIKNLRKKTKIWDAWADEEGRLETAYGRFWRRYPVPEISLDGEVFVDENNPWTTREENGQLVFDQIQYIIDTLKEMKVNPQTRNGRRMIVVAWNPGNATISKLPPCHYTFAFNVSGNKLNCHLTQRSGDIALGIPFNLACYSLLTMMIAKECGYEPGEFAHTIIDAHIYENHIDGLREQLKREPMKLAKIKIADKPFDELTFEDITLEDYESHPAIKFEVAV; this is encoded by the coding sequence ATGAAACAGTATTTGGATATGGTAAAGTATGTATTAGATAACGGAACAAAAAAAGAAAATCGAACGGGAGTTGACACTATTTCAACATTTGCTTATTTTTACAAAGTTGATTTGAGTTGTGGTTATCCGCTGCTAACTACTAAAAAAATGTATTTTAATTCGATGTTGCATGAATTATTCTGGTATTTGTCGGGCGAGGAACATATAAAAAATTTAAGAAAAAAAACAAAGATTTGGGATGCTTGGGCTGACGAAGAAGGACGGCTTGAAACTGCGTATGGAAGATTTTGGAGAAGATATCCTGTACCAGAAATTTCATTGGACGGAGAAGTTTTTGTGGATGAAAATAATCCCTGGACGACGCGGGAAGAAAATGGACAGCTTGTATTTGACCAGATTCAGTACATTATTGACACATTAAAAGAAATGAAGGTAAATCCTCAAACAAGAAATGGACGAAGAATGATAGTTGTCGCTTGGAATCCAGGAAACGCAACTATCAGTAAATTACCGCCGTGTCATTACACTTTTGCGTTTAATGTTTCAGGAAATAAATTAAATTGCCACTTGACTCAAAGAAGTGGAGATATAGCACTTGGAATTCCATTTAATTTGGCTTGTTATTCACTGCTTACGATGATGATTGCAAAAGAGTGCGGATATGAGCCTGGAGAATTTGCTCATACAATAATTGATGCTCATATTTATGAAAATCATATTGATGGACTTCGTGAACAATTAAAGAGAGAACCGATGAAGTTAGCTAAGATTAAAATTGCTGATAAGCCTTTTGATGAGCTGACATTTGAAGATATTACACTTGAAGATTATGAGAGTCATCCTGCAATAAAATTTGAAGTGGCAGTGTAA
- a CDS encoding tRNA (cytidine(34)-2'-O)-methyltransferase produces MNIVLLNPEIHVNTGNIGRTCVLTNTKLHLIKPLGFELDDKKIRRAGLDYWKNVQLFVWESLEDFWSKNIEGNENAKIYMATTKTKNKYTDVKFQKDDYIMFGPESRGIPEDFLNAHKEQNITIPMLPLGRSLNLSNSVAIVLYEALRQLNFDFE; encoded by the coding sequence ATGAATATAGTTTTATTGAATCCAGAAATTCATGTAAATACAGGAAATATAGGAAGAACTTGTGTTTTGACAAATACAAAATTGCATTTGATTAAACCTTTAGGATTTGAGCTGGATGATAAAAAAATTAGAAGAGCAGGACTTGATTACTGGAAAAATGTTCAGCTTTTTGTCTGGGAAAGTCTGGAAGATTTTTGGAGTAAAAATATTGAAGGTAACGAAAATGCTAAGATTTACATGGCGACTACAAAAACTAAGAACAAATATACAGATGTAAAATTTCAAAAAGATGATTATATAATGTTTGGACCAGAGTCAAGAGGAATTCCAGAAGATTTTTTAAATGCTCACAAAGAACAGAATATCACAATTCCAATGTTGCCGCTGGGTCGTTCGCTAAATTTATCGAATTCAGTTGCGATTGTTTTATATGAAGCATTAAGACAATTAAATTTTGATTTTGAATAA
- the ruvC gene encoding crossover junction endodeoxyribonuclease RuvC: MRVLGIDPGTAIVGYSIIDNSKKKYDVLDYGCILTEKDEDMPIRLEKIYDSLDEIVKRYKPTDMAIEDLFFFKNQKTVIKVGQARGVITLVGQKNKLNLFSYTPLQVKMGIAGYGRADKKQIQQMVKMILHLDEIPKPDDAADALAIAITHINSKNGFGGFERGDNITKKLAKLNTDKIKLSDYKKLLNK; encoded by the coding sequence ATGAGAGTTTTGGGAATTGATCCAGGGACGGCAATTGTTGGATATTCAATTATTGATAATTCAAAGAAAAAATATGATGTATTGGATTACGGTTGTATTCTTACTGAAAAAGATGAAGATATGCCAATCAGGTTGGAAAAAATTTACGATTCACTGGATGAGATTGTAAAGCGTTACAAACCGACTGATATGGCGATTGAAGATCTGTTTTTTTTCAAAAATCAGAAGACGGTTATAAAAGTTGGTCAGGCAAGAGGAGTGATCACGCTTGTCGGACAAAAAAATAAGTTAAATTTGTTTAGCTATACTCCGCTTCAAGTGAAAATGGGGATTGCGGGATATGGTCGTGCGGATAAAAAGCAAATTCAGCAGATGGTAAAAATGATTTTACATTTGGATGAAATTCCAAAACCTGACGATGCGGCAGATGCTTTGGCGATCGCAATTACTCACATCAATTCGAAAAATGGATTTGGTGGATTTGAGCGGGGAGATAATATCACGAAAAAACTTGCTAAATTAAATACAGACAAAATAAAGTTGTCTGATTATAAAAAATTATTGAATAAATAA
- the truB gene encoding tRNA pseudouridine(55) synthase TruB: MKNNFEKDGIVLLNKVKGVSSFGAINHLKRIVGARKVGHTGTLDPMAEGVIMVLINNATKFSDDLMKRDKEYYVEMELGYETDSYDLEGTIVKEFTGKIEIDDEKIKEVINSFLGKIEQIPPMYSAIKIDGKKLYDLARKGIELERKPRKVEVKKLREIKILRNEKIKISFFVEVSSGTYIRSLVRDIGEKLGVFATMTRLVRTKIDQFVIEDAVTIDELEQKFLKFDKNKEKELEKLEKLENLGYFAEIEYVLEYLGINVSDEKYKKLKNGMTVLTSHKKFENISKKFGTKIVVLAGQKYKVYVRDRRTQERVFRGVVKVVRVTEDRIYLKRDKYFL; encoded by the coding sequence ATGAAAAATAATTTTGAAAAAGATGGAATAGTTTTATTAAATAAAGTTAAAGGAGTTAGTTCGTTTGGAGCAATCAATCATTTGAAGAGAATTGTTGGTGCAAGGAAGGTGGGGCATACAGGAACACTTGACCCAATGGCAGAAGGAGTTATAATGGTGTTGATAAATAATGCTACAAAATTTTCAGATGATTTGATGAAAAGAGATAAAGAATATTATGTGGAAATGGAATTAGGTTATGAAACGGACAGTTATGATTTGGAAGGTACGATTGTAAAAGAATTTACTGGAAAAATCGAAATAGATGATGAGAAAATAAAAGAAGTCATAAATAGTTTTTTGGGAAAAATCGAACAGATTCCGCCGATGTATTCCGCAATAAAAATTGATGGAAAAAAATTATATGATTTGGCAAGAAAAGGAATTGAACTTGAAAGAAAACCTAGAAAAGTGGAAGTTAAAAAATTAAGAGAAATAAAAATTTTGAGAAATGAAAAGATAAAAATATCGTTTTTTGTGGAAGTTTCAAGTGGGACTTATATAAGATCACTTGTGCGGGATATAGGTGAAAAATTGGGAGTTTTTGCAACAATGACAAGACTTGTTAGAACAAAAATTGACCAGTTTGTGATAGAAGATGCTGTGACGATTGATGAGTTAGAACAAAAATTTTTAAAATTTGACAAAAACAAAGAAAAAGAATTGGAAAAATTGGAAAAACTGGAAAATCTTGGATATTTTGCGGAAATTGAATATGTTTTGGAATATTTGGGAATTAATGTTTCTGATGAAAAATATAAAAAGTTGAAAAATGGAATGACGGTACTTACTTCCCACAAAAAATTTGAAAATATAAGTAAAAAGTTTGGGACAAAAATTGTAGTTTTGGCAGGACAAAAATATAAAGTTTATGTGAGAGATAGAAGAACTCAAGAGAGAGTTTTTCGTGGAGTTGTAAAAGTTGTGAGAGTTACAGAAGATAGAATTTATTTGAAAAGAGATAAATATTTTTTATAA
- the cls gene encoding cardiolipin synthase, with product MVDLLGLFLNYTVFFERIHYLLVIILIIVILLSDRSPNNMLAWIFTIYIFPIGGIILYFLFGINWRKNRIVSNKMKGEEKKIFSRLFNFLQRDTSEIFRSKDFFYYNKVVGKKNENFEKMTPQEREKKINKQIDVMLQNINMNEREQEIVKMLYKSEGTFLTNNTSYRLFYNGKDAFDSILEDIKGAKHSIYMEYFIWKSDELGEKIKNLLVKKAKEGVKIKLLFDGVGAFNLSRKYKKELKMAGIEARFFLDVKFSITKLNYRNHRKMTIVDNEILHTGGMNVGQEYIDGGKRFSSWRDTNARFIGEITAQYLAIFVTDWLNSGGKNDDFSRIIKSEAVKEIKDQEPIDKQKLKYVMQVSSSGPDTEWTTLKYLYSKMISVAKKEIIIQSPYFVPDTSLVSQLKIMALSGVKIKIMMTGVPDKKIPYWIAETYFEELIDVGVKIYRYKAGFLHCKNIIVDEKMSTMGTCNFDMRSFEINYEVNSVFFNEEISKDLKNQFLRDLELCEKFDEAKLKKVGFFKRLRNSGFKLISPIM from the coding sequence ATGGTCGATTTATTAGGTTTATTTTTAAATTATACAGTTTTTTTTGAGAGAATACATTATTTACTTGTGATAATTTTAATAATTGTAATTTTATTGTCAGACAGATCACCAAATAATATGCTTGCGTGGATATTTACAATTTATATTTTTCCTATTGGAGGAATAATTTTATATTTTCTTTTTGGAATAAATTGGAGAAAAAATAGGATTGTTTCAAATAAAATGAAAGGTGAAGAAAAAAAGATATTTTCCAGATTATTTAATTTCTTGCAAAGAGATACTTCGGAAATTTTCCGCTCAAAAGACTTTTTTTATTATAATAAGGTTGTAGGTAAAAAAAATGAAAATTTTGAGAAAATGACGCCTCAAGAAAGAGAAAAGAAAATAAACAAACAAATTGATGTGATGCTACAAAATATAAATATGAATGAAAGAGAGCAGGAAATTGTAAAAATGCTCTATAAATCTGAAGGGACATTTTTGACTAATAATACGAGCTATAGGTTGTTTTACAATGGAAAAGATGCGTTTGATTCGATTTTGGAAGATATAAAAGGTGCGAAACACAGTATTTATATGGAATATTTTATTTGGAAATCAGACGAACTGGGAGAAAAAATTAAAAATTTACTTGTGAAAAAGGCAAAAGAAGGTGTAAAAATAAAATTGCTTTTTGATGGTGTGGGAGCGTTTAATTTATCAAGAAAATACAAAAAAGAATTGAAAATGGCTGGAATTGAAGCAAGATTTTTTTTAGATGTAAAATTTTCAATAACAAAATTGAATTATAGAAATCATAGAAAAATGACGATTGTTGACAATGAAATTTTACATACTGGCGGAATGAATGTAGGTCAAGAATATATTGACGGTGGGAAGAGGTTTTCTAGCTGGAGAGATACAAATGCGAGATTTATTGGGGAAATAACTGCGCAATATTTAGCAATTTTTGTAACAGATTGGTTAAACAGTGGTGGAAAAAATGACGATTTTTCACGGATTATAAAATCGGAAGCGGTTAAAGAAATAAAAGATCAAGAACCGATTGATAAGCAAAAGTTGAAATATGTCATGCAAGTTTCTTCAAGTGGACCTGATACCGAGTGGACAACATTAAAATACCTGTACTCAAAGATGATTTCTGTCGCAAAAAAAGAGATAATCATACAAAGTCCATATTTTGTGCCTGACACAAGTCTTGTTTCACAGTTAAAAATAATGGCACTCTCAGGAGTTAAAATAAAAATAATGATGACGGGAGTTCCTGATAAAAAAATTCCGTATTGGATTGCAGAAACTTATTTTGAGGAATTAATTGATGTTGGAGTGAAAATCTATCGATATAAAGCTGGATTTTTGCATTGTAAAAATATAATTGTGGATGAAAAGATGTCAACAATGGGAACTTGTAATTTTGATATGCGAAGTTTTGAGATAAATTATGAAGTAAATTCAGTATTTTTTAATGAGGAAATTAGCAAGGATTTGAAAAATCAGTTTTTACGAGATTTGGAGTTGTGTGAAAAATTTGATGAAGCAAAATTAAAAAAAGTCGGATTTTTTAAAAGATTGAGAAATTCTGGATTTAAGTTGATTTCGCCGATTATGTAA